ctgtctcgtaaaatggcttattgtttgctattgaaaattggccagattggactatgggatcagaagttttggccaaaatactatttttaatgaacaataaaatgggactcctccacgtaccgtccaccatctgcaccgcACCATAGATgctacgcagcactttcctttcgaaaactccaagtgtgtGTTGGTCCtacacgagcatcgtccaggtcccgtgtccgtagaggaataccggtctaattagcgttttgtagattgtcagtttggtacggcggcgaactctattcgatcggagcgtcttgcggagtccaaagtacgtacgatttccagccactatgcgtctccgaatttctctgctggtatcaaaTTCTCTTCCTaccatgtacttcatcttcgacgtattcatgactagtccgatccgcttagcttccctcttcagtctgatgtaggcttcctccatcttctcaaagttacgtgccatactatctatgtcgtcggcgaagccaaatagctggacggacttattaaaaattgtaccactcatgttaatccctgctcttcgtattaccccttccaaagcgatgttgaatagcagacacgaaagaccatcaccttgccgtaaccctctgcgggtttcgaagggactcgagaatgcccctgaaacttgaactacgcacatcacccgatccatcgtcgctttgatcaaccgtgtcagtttatccggaaatccgtgttcgtgcattagctgccatagctggtaccggtcgattgtatcatatgcggctttgaagtcgatgaatagatgatgtgtgggcacgttatattagcggcatttctgcagtacttggcgaatggcgaacacctggtccgtggtggagcgttcgcccataaaacccgcctggtactgccccacgaacttccttgcaattggtgctaatcgatggcatacaatttgggagagtatcttgtaggcggAGTTCAGCAGTGTGTTTGCGCGgttgttgctacaatccagcttatcgccctttttgtagatgggacacacgacaccttccatccactcctgcggcaaaacttcctcctccctaatcttggtaatgacccagtgcagcgctctagccagtgcctcaccaccgtgtttaaatagctctcctggtagttggttaaccccaggggctttgttgttcttcagccggccaatctcctcctggatttcctggagatccggagccagtaAATTTATGACCAGCGCGCGTTCtctcaggtccatcaccatactgcTATCTTCGTCTactacatcgccattcagatgttcttcGTAATGCTGACACCAACTTTGGATCACCTctcgctcgtttgtaagaaggttcccgtttatgtccttacacatatcaggctgtggcacgtggcccttacgtgaacggttcaacttctcatagaacttccgtgtgttataAGCACggcacagttgctccgtctcctCACGGCATTgatctgctggcgctttttcctccagaaaattgagtgttgtctgttccgcgcctgttcatatcgtgcctcgttcgccctcgtgcggtgttgcagcaatctcgcccatgctacattcttctctctactaactgctcacattcgccgtcataccagtcgtttctctgacccgggggcaccgtgccaagtgcaacggttgcggtgctaccaatggcggatcgaatatctctccagccatcttaaagagacgctgcgcctagctgctctaccgttgggagtgccacttccagctgctgcgcgtatccttgggcaagtctaccgtcttgtagccgcccaatgtttagccgcggcgtccgacttcgattcgtgttgtacaccgtcgagagttttgagcgcagcggtatgatcacaatacgaACCCAgaccgcagtgacctagtgagcaacatagcttgagtcgtctgctagtattgtgtatcacatggagagcccagaaaaaaaagttggatttttctccagatacaggcaagtTTCCCAACTTcgaaagtagtgcgctggattcggcTAAagccctaaagatgcgctaaacaacgcatcaattagtttgacaaataaaacttcggaagaaagttcggttcggaagtcccgacttccgaattctaacttggtgctacgccgacaataacaTTTCAAGTTCACATATCTTGTTCGAATGTACTTAACCACTTGGGAAACTTCTTATGTATGCGTCTATTTATTTAATATGATAtcaaattgatattttttaatatcATCGAAAAGTAAAACTTATAATATGAAAAGGCCTAATAATTATCATTTCAAATTTCACATCAATTTCTAAAGCACTACCTTGTAATTTCAGGCATCAAATGCGTGCTATGCGCCAAATGAACAACATGATGAACTCGCTGATTACTAATCCGTTCGGAATGTTCGGTGCCTTGGATAGCATTGCTGGACCATCATTGGTTGCTCCTCGTGGCGGTTTATCGTTGATGCCACACATGGGGCCAAATATGCAAATGAACCGGCTCCTAAACAACAATGATGGAACCATGTACAGTTCTAGCAGTGTATTCTCAATGACTTCCGGGCCCGATGGACCGCAGGTCTATCAAGCTACATCCAGTACCCGTGCTGGACCAGGAGGTATCAAAGAAACTCGCAAAACCGTTCAAGACAGTCGAAGCGGAACTAAGAAAATGGCCATTGGTCATCACATTGGCGAACGGGCGCATATTATCGAGAGGGAGCAAAATGTTCACACCGGTACGCAGGAGGAACGCCAAGATTACATCAATTTGGACGATGATGATGCGGAGGAGTTTGATCGCGAATTTCAAACCAAAGCACGTAGCACTCTGCATCTTGCAAGTGGACGTCGACCGGCTCTTCAGATAGAAGAAATACCCTCCGGCCAAGCCAAGTAAGTATAGGGGTGGACGGGGCAAGATCGCCATCCGGGGCAAGATGAGCACCTATTAATTTTACCCCTATTATGCCTTTTTCTCTCTAAATACCCCGCACACTGATAAACTAGAGTTCAACAAAAGACTCAgcactaaaaaaatattataaaatataatgAATCTAAAATACAGATAAATTACCAAAAGTTTGTGAAAACTTGGATTTTCTTATAAGAAATCAGCATTAGAATATGaagtttttcaaaacaatttttttaaaataaacttcTTGACAAAGTGTACAGTTACAATTTAATGTTTTATCTCAAATGGAGCAATATGAGCACTCTATTTTGAAACAATCAAAAAACACAGAAAACATTTAAACTTTTTTGTGCAGCCTACAACCATGATGCGCTGAAGATATTGATAacatagggagtgagtgctagtaatggaccccttaaggACGGAAATTTACTTCAATCGCTACGCTAGAGTCAGACTCATGACATATTGCCATTCTGTAGCACCAGATGACAAGTTTCAGTTATCAGCAATGCGTTTCGTACATTAAACATgctaaaacattcatttttactactaaaataagtattttaaaataatgtagccagattgcctattatggccaccccggggaccataatacgcaacatagagtttgtttacatacgtattatggtcccccccatttgatttacatattccatttccacatgttcctgttgcctattatggacccccccttgtgtgctagtaatggaccctctaacgtgtttacttttacaaattagttaatataacttaATTTTAGTATCCCAAGCCAAAACAATTGCATGGAACAACTACCCTGATatgtgaagcaactttatccaaTGGAATTTTGCAGGAAATCGTTGATTACAGCGTTAACTTTTagtttttgttcagggggtccaacatacgcacggggtccattattagcactcactccctacattatcaaatttactgaaattttcgactgatgattttgatggtatcctacctacctggatacctcgttggctacagcgtcgatacacctatgcctggcgtattgtagagctccataatcgtcggtcttgggcgatgttcctccagtttccccgaacggtcagggtccccaggtccgataccaccgcgtgcagccagggtgttcgtggccttccacgaagtcgccggccctctggttctctgttgaatattgttttcgctattctttcttccgacattcgcacaaagtgaccagcccactgaagtctgccgtattttatacgattcacaatattttcttctttgtatacttgatacaggtcatgattcatgcgtctgcgccacacaccattttctagtttccctccgagtattgtacgcagcacttttcgctcgaaaaccccgaaagctcttcggtccgcctctttttacATCCATGCTTCGTGTCCATAAAAAGCCACTGATAGAATCAGAGTTTGGTTACGtgatccgtaaaaggccctgttcggcaatacgtcttttcacttcacgggaaacgtcattgtcacatgtcacaagcgtttcaaggtaaacaaattcttcaacaacttcaaacacatccccatcaagcacggcggtaccccgtttggcataatggccatttggcataatttgtatgcggtgtcaaattgagggccgtttggcataatggtcatttggcataagggccgTTTGGTATAATAGCCATTTGGTATAATTTGTATGCGGTGTCAATttaagggccatttggcataatttacaTACTGTTCTAAATCAATTGCCCAGGAATCTACTTACCATCATCGGAGGTGAATTACTCCGATGATGCGAAGTATACTTTAAAGCTCTAAAGATTATACGACAATTTGCGGTACAACATTCCGCGGTAATCCATTTCTTGATGTACCACATCGCGATCATTACCATTGCGCAATATTCTATTCTGCGTTTTGTATCATCCCGCAGTTAGAATTATTTTGCAGTGAATCGTTTTGGTGCCAATACCCGAGCAAATTCGAGTATTCAAAGAAGGCAAAATAACACATTTGGCCTTAAGGTAGCCTCaaacctcgggaatttggtccgcggattttttccccatgtatttttgcatatgcgatgttttcgggatttgggcacggaaaatcaaaatcccggccccatttaaaatgcacggggaccaaaatccggcggaaaattttcccgaggtgtaaggtagcttttataccgggcaaatgcgagcAGTTATAGAAGGCAAAATAACACATTTTGCCTTATAACAGGCAAACACGTGCATCACGAAACGGTACACCATAAAATTGTTGATACAGTCAATCCTCCATGAGTCGAGAATAAAGGGACTATCGGCTTAGGGAAATATCGAGAAGTGGAATATAAAATCCTTGAAAAGCTTCCCGAGCAACAAAAGTcaggcaaaaatggttgcagcaacctgtttgtgaccaaatctggtcacagatgaattgcagtaatctatgtgaaatacgtgctgctagggtttttataattttataatatgGCATAACTTGCttccatgactcgatatcgagtcatagaataTCGTCTCTTGAAGGGTTCACTGTATATCCCGCTGAAGATTATTCACTTCAACACCTTATCATTTTCATTTCCTATAATTTACCCTTCTTTGAAACGCGAGCAGTTCTTTGTTTatttcaatggaatttttgaacTGACCATTTCTTGAAAGCCTTGATAGCAAAACTTGTATTCACTTTTTCTGTAATTTACCCTTCTTTATTGCATATGAATTGTTGCGAACGGCAATCAATTTGGAACCGTAtataaattatgccaaatggcctttaagccaaacggccctcaatttgacaccgcatacaaattatgccaaatggtctctactaacgagcctggattaaaaacaaagagacgcaatactcctacctttaacaaccttgtgctcgattggaacaaccgatttgacagcaaatgcgctgtttcaattttgacacttcatctctttgttatgagtgcagcctctttagtCTCTACAATAAATTTGATTGTAAAAactctcttgtttttatatCATACCAATTAAATTGCCATATTGTTTTTCCAATACACGTACAATAAATGCTATTGCCAGCAAGAtccctgtccatggataaggggcttgacgttgatatttcaagtgtcttaaaaagatttttattttatttttatttttgttgtttaatagagtgcttttttcaaacaaaggttaagttcaacactaaattaaaaaattaggatatttttccattttttatatctctttcacaagaatatcgttattttaatggtaatggtttgaaaataagctccgtagagaaacttttatcacatcttacttaaataaggttaacagttataccaaacacttgaggtaccatgcctccaagttaactaatggttagtgtcgcacgatctaacaacaactgcctattggtaaatttggaggtgccggcagggctcagtaggggtctaactaacataactctaatactaacaagaccctgaaacaaacgcttatccaaatagcatacatctatttatacttgtagtagtagctaacaataattcattttgtacccgtatagctgaagtagaattttagtagtgaaaagtagaatttgtagatttactaatttggcattggagatagtgaatgtatctattatatcttctcgataatctttttattttagtctctctagctgcatggatcaacgcaaaaaaaaactgtttctctctagtgtttctcgtattaagacaaattcgctgacctttaccttataataaaataaatgaccgatagtaaaataaatgactgaaatttaaagatatcaaataaataataaaaaacgaaaataaatacatgaccatcgGTGGACAGAAAGATAAGATACagagt
The nucleotide sequence above comes from Armigeres subalbatus isolate Guangzhou_Male chromosome 3, GZ_Asu_2, whole genome shotgun sequence. Encoded proteins:
- the LOC134223790 gene encoding myeloid leukemia factor, yielding MSLFGMLGDLEDDPIFGHQMRAMRQMNNMMNSLITNPFGMFGALDSIAGPSLVAPRGGLSLMPHMGPNMQMNRLLNNNDGTMYSSSSVFSMTSGPDGPQVYQATSSTRAGPGGIKETRKTVQDSRSGTKKMAIGHHIGERAHIIEREQNVHTGTQEERQDYINLDDDDAEEFDREFQTKARSTLHLASGRRPALQIEEIPSGQANPAHIRAIANTPYNVTMPSDSSSGQYQRNSASPSSPSSSPGAVNRKRITGAPAVPTVTPRRAIRSPASSPLAMPPSSTGTGHITTSVHPHPYNMAGRKHRSIKGPSSSPYHQ